The Microvirga thermotolerans sequence AGAACCTCCGCAACGCTGACACCTTCGGCAGTCTCCACCAAAGTTGCATGTCCGCCTGGAAACGCGATGACCGCTAGCTCTGTCACGACAAGATCGACAGGACGTATCGCTGTCAGCGGGAGCGAACAGCGTTTGACGATCTTCGATTTGCCTTTCGCGGTGTGCTGCATGGCCACCACAACACGTTTCGCACCTGAAACTAGATCCATGGCACCGCCCATACCTGGAATCATCTTTCCAGGGATCGTCCAATTCGCGAGAAGGCCCTTCTGGTCCACCTGAAGTCCCCCGATCACCGTAAGGTCCAAATGCCCGCCCCGGATCAGGGCAAAAGAGAGCGCACTGTCGAAGGTTGCTGCGCCGGGGAGCGCCGTCACAGGCCTCCCGCCTGCGTCCGTCAGCCAGGGAACGGCCATTCCTTGCTCAGGAATGGGACCTGTTCCAATCAGGCCGTTCTCAGACTGGAAGAGGACGTGGATCCCGGGAGGGACATAGTTTGCAACCAGTGTTGGGATACCGATGCCGAGGTTGACGAGCATTCCGTCGCGGAGTTCCTTGGCAATGCGTCTGGCAATGACTTCCTGCGGCTCCATGGTCTCACCTTCTTGCGATGAGGTAATCGACAATTGGCGCAGGCGTCATGACATGGTCCGGAGCGATCACCCCAACCGGTACGATGTTGTCGACATGCGCCAGAACAATGTCTGCCGCCATTGCCATGATGGGATTGAAATTACGCGCTGTCAGTGCATAAGCGAGATTTCCCATGTAATCCGACATGAATGCACTGATGAGCGCAAAATCGGCATGAAGTGCGACTTCCAATAAATACTCCTGTCCCTCGATGGCGATCTTCGTCTTGTTTTCCTCAACCACTGTGCCAACTCCGGTCTTGGTCAGAATGCCGCCGAGGCCGCAGCCGCCCGCGCGGATTCTCTCGACAAGCGTTCCCTGCGGGACAAGATCGACTTGAAGAGAGCCATCCAGCATCTTGCGTTGGGTTTCCGGGTTGAGGCCGATGTGGCTGACGACGGCTCTGCGGACGAGATCCGCCCCAATAAGCTTCCCGACTCCGATGCCGGGCGAGGCCGTGTCATTTGCAACCACGGTCAAGTCCCGCTTCTGCTGCCGCACCAACTCGTCGACCAAAGGCTCCGGTGTGCCGATTCCCATGAATCCTCCGATCATGAGCGTCGCCCCTGATGGGATCATGGCGCAGGCCTCTTCGAGCGGGATCGTTCTCATGTCACAGCTCCGCCGTTCTGACGCGTTCCCAATCCCGGATCAGCGTGTAGGCCACCGCGAGCAGGATCGGCCCGATGAACACTCCGAGAAGGCCGAAGGCGATGATGCCGCCCAGCACGCCGAGGAAGGTCAGGATGCCCGGCATCCGGGTGCCGCGTCCGATCAGGTAGGGGCGCAGCACGTTGTCGAGGTTCCCGACGAAGACGCCGTTCCAGACGAGAATGAAGACCGCCCACCCGGTCTCGCCCGTCGAAAGGAGCCACAGGGCCGCCGGGAGCCAGATCAGCGCAAGCCCGAAGGGAACGAGCGTCAGCACCATGGCGAGCGCTCCGAGGACGAAGGCACCCGGAACGCCGGCGATCCGGAAGCTGATGCCGAGCAGGATGGCCTGCACCAGGGCCGTTCCGAGAACGCCGTTGGTCACGCCCGATATGGTGGAACCGGCGACCTTCAGCACGTTCCGGGCCCGCCAGCCGCCGATGCGGACGAGGCCCTGCTCCAGGCGCTTCTCGGCCTGGGGGCCGTCACGGTACAGGAACAGCGCGAGGACGATGGCCAGGACGATCTGCGCCGTGCCGGCCAGGAGCGCGGTGCTCTGGCGCAGGGCCCAGTCGCGAACGGGACCCACATAGGGGGCGATCGCGTCTCCGAGACCGGCGCCCTGTTGCGACGCGGCGGTCCATATCCGCTCGGCTTCGAAACCGACGAAGGGGATCTGCCCGACCCACGTCGGCGGCGGGACCCCGCGCTCGATGGCGCCGCGAACCGCCTCGCTGAGGCGCGCCACGTTGTCGGCCAGAGTGCTGCCGAGG is a genomic window containing:
- a CDS encoding 3-oxoacid CoA-transferase subunit B, yielding MEPQEVIARRIAKELRDGMLVNLGIGIPTLVANYVPPGIHVLFQSENGLIGTGPIPEQGMAVPWLTDAGGRPVTALPGAATFDSALSFALIRGGHLDLTVIGGLQVDQKGLLANWTIPGKMIPGMGGAMDLVSGAKRVVVAMQHTAKGKSKIVKRCSLPLTAIRPVDLVVTELAVIAFPGGHATLVETAEGVSVAEVLAATDAELIVPDDLHRTAVRPDVSTRESAA
- a CDS encoding CoA transferase subunit A, with protein sequence MRTIPLEEACAMIPSGATLMIGGFMGIGTPEPLVDELVRQQKRDLTVVANDTASPGIGVGKLIGADLVRRAVVSHIGLNPETQRKMLDGSLQVDLVPQGTLVERIRAGGCGLGGILTKTGVGTVVEENKTKIAIEGQEYLLEVALHADFALISAFMSDYMGNLAYALTARNFNPIMAMAADIVLAHVDNIVPVGVIAPDHVMTPAPIVDYLIARR
- a CDS encoding AI-2E family transporter, with protein sequence MRALGTNAKLRTPGSGSALEASLVEKVLGLALVLALVAGSILILRPFLPAIFLAVVLCVSTWPLFRRMEAVLKGRRTLAALIMAAAIVLILAVPIVVLGSTLADNVARLSEAVRGAIERGVPPPTWVGQIPFVGFEAERIWTAASQQGAGLGDAIAPYVGPVRDWALRQSTALLAGTAQIVLAIVLALFLYRDGPQAEKRLEQGLVRIGGWRARNVLKVAGSTISGVTNGVLGTALVQAILLGISFRIAGVPGAFVLGALAMVLTLVPFGLALIWLPAALWLLSTGETGWAVFILVWNGVFVGNLDNVLRPYLIGRGTRMPGILTFLGVLGGIIAFGLLGVFIGPILLAVAYTLIRDWERVRTAEL